The Thermomonospora amylolytica sequence GGACGGCGGTGGACGGCGACGGCGCGGAACTCATCGTGACCTCGCTGGACGGCAGCAGGACGGCGGTCTGCGAGCGGGAACGTCCGGCGCATCCGCCTTCCCCGGAATCCTGCCGGAATTTCACTGGTGTGGAGCCGGTCGCGCTGGGAGCGATCATGATGGGGAGCGGACCCACCCGATGTACGTTCGCCGGTCATCCCGGCGTCATCGGCCGGAGGCAGCATGCAGGTCATGAAACGCGTGATCTTGGCGGCGGCGGTGTCGGTGGGCTCCGTCGTCGCGCTCGTCCCCCCGCCCGCCGCCGCACAGCAGGTCGTGCCGCTGCCGCTGGGGCCGTCCGGGTTGCGGGAGGAACGGTCCACCGAGGAGCTGGCGCCGGGCGTCACCCTGACCACGATCGTGCGCGGCCACAAGTCCGGCGACGACGTGTGGACCCTGCACGTACGGCTGCCGGTGTCGGGCGATCCGGGGCCGCGGCCCGACCCGGCCACGGCCACCGCCGTCATCGCGCCGAAGGAGACCGCCGAGGGCGTGGCGCGGCAGCTCACCGAGGCGGGGTTCCGGCCGCGCGTGGAGGCCGTGCACGGGCCCGGTTTCGCCGACGTGCGGCCGGGGCCGGTCGGCTACACGGTCCGCGTGGGCCGGTACGCGACCGAGGAGCAGGCCCGGCAGGACCTCCCCGCGCTCACCGCCGCCGGTTTCCGCGCCGGGACGGCGTACACCGGGCAGGACGGCGGCGCGACGACCGGCCCGTGGCGGGTGCACGTCCTCACCGTCGACCCGCGCCGTTTCCGCGGCCGTGTGGCGGCGTCGGTGGGCGGGCCTCTCACCGAGATGGACAAGGTGTCGGACCTGGTCCGCACGAGCGGGGCGGTGGCCGGTGTGAACGGCACGTACTTCACCCCGCAGGGCAGGGGCGGCCCGGCCGGCGTCTACGCGCTGGACGGGGAACTGCTCAGCGAGGCCAACAACGGCCGTACCGCCATGATCCTGCCGTCCAGCGGCGCGGGCGTGCGGTTCGCCCAGGTGTCGACCGCGCTCACCGTCCGGGCCGGGGACGGGGCCGCCCGCGAGCTGGACGGCGTCAACCGCCTGCCGGGCGTCGTCAACAACTGCGGCGGGGTGGGCGGCGACCAGCCGACCGAACGCCCCCAGCACGACGTCACCTGCACCGACCCCGACGAACTCGTCGCCTTCACCGCCCGCTACGGCGCGACCAGCCCGTCCGGCGAGGGCGTGGAGGCGGTGCTCGACCGCACGGGCCGGGTGACCGAGCTGCGCGAGACGCGGGGCACCGCGATCCCGGCCGAAGGCCGTACGGTGCAGGCCGTCGGCACCGCCGCCGACTGGCTGCGCGCCCACGCCCGGCCCGGCGCCCGCCTGCACCTCTCCCAGCGGGTCCTCGCCGACGGCCGCCCGGTCGCGCTCTCCCCGCGCACCTCGATCCTGGGTGCCGGTCCGCGCCTGGTGCGCGACGGGCGGGTGTGGGTGAACGCCCACGGCGACGGCTTGGTGCACACCGGCGAGGACGAGTCGTTCTACTACAACTGGGTGCTGCGCCGTAACCCGCGGACGATGGCCGGGGTGGACGCACGCGGACGGCTGCTGCTGGTGACGGCCGACGGCCGCGCGGCGGGCTTCAGCGAGGGCCTGTCCGTGCTGGAGACCGCCCAGGTGATGAAGGCGCTGGGCGCCGTTCAGGCGATGAACCTCGACGGCGGCGGCTCCACCACCCTGGCCCGCGCGGGCGGCGCCCTGGTCAACCGCCCGTCCGACGCCACCGGCGAACGCAGCGTCGGCGACGCCATCCTGCTGCTCCCCCGCTGACCGCCGCCCTGGTGACCGGCGTCGGGTACGGAGAAGGAACCGGCGCCGGTCCGGACACCGGACAGGCCCCTCGCGTTCGGAGGGGCCTGTCCCTGCTCACTCGGCGTCCGCCGGCGTCACCGATGCCGTGGAGGCCAGCGCCCAGTTCCCGGGCGACCAGGGTGGCCACCTCGACGCAGTCACCGATCCTGTTCCGGGATCTGGTACCGGGGCGGCCCATCACATCGAGAAGTCATATCAGTCCGTGACGGAGCGTAGCCCCGTCCTATGCTTGTCCCATGTCCGCAGCCGAGTACTCCACCGCCTTTTCCTCCCTCGACGGTCTTCGGCTCCACGGCACGCTTGTCATGCCTACCGAGGTGCACGGTCCTGCCGTCGTTCTGGTGCATGGCGGGGGCGTCACCCGTGAGGAAGGCGGCTTCTTCACCCAGCTGGCGGACGGCTTGGCGGACATCGGCCTTCCCTCTCTGCGTTTCGACTTCCGTGCCCACGGTGAAAGCGAGGGCAGGCAGGAGGACCTGACGCTGTCCGGCGTCGTCAACGACATCCGGGCTGCCGTTGAGCACGTACGGGCGGAAACGGGCAGCGGGCCGGTGTCCCTCATCGGGGCCAGCTTCGGTGGCGGCATCTGCGCGTTCTACGCCTCCCGTCATCCGGAGAGCCTGCACCGCCTGGTGCTCTTCAACCCCTTGCTCGACTACAAGCGGCGCTTCGTGGACGAGAAACCGTACTGGCATGGCGACCGCATCGATGAGGAGGCCGGACGGGAGCTGGCCGCCCATGGCCATGTGGCCCACTCGCCGACCTTCAAGCTGGGGCGGGCGCTGCTCAACGAGGTTTTCTATCTCGCACCACATCGTGAGCTGGGCAAGGTCACCACGCCGACGCTCATCCTGCACGGCACGGGCGACACCTTCATTCCGGTGCAGTCGTCACGGGACGCGGTCGGTCAGTTCGGTGCCGAGGCCGAGCTCATCGAGATCGAGGGCGCACAGCACGGCTTCGCCGTCCACGACGATCCGCAGTATGCCGACCCCCAGACGCAGAAGTGGCAGGCGTACGTCATCCGGACAGTGGCCCACTGGCTGAGCGGAGCCAGACCGAACTAAGTGATTTCCGTTGTACGGAAGACCGGAGGTGATCGGAAGATCGGCCCGGCCGCCGGTCACCCCGTTGAATGCAGTACCGCCTCTCTCAGTTCACGCACGCTCTCTCGATTTTTCCACGGTCGCAGCCGCCCCACCAGGCGCAAGACCTCTTGGTGGGTGCGGGCCGAGCAGGTTTCACGCGCCAAGGCCAATGCCTCCAGGCCAGTGTCGGCGGCGTCGTCCGGTGCCCGCGCCGACACAAGTGCCTCGCTCTTGAGCGACAGGAAGTAGCCGTAGTCACGACGAGAGAAGGTGCGTGGCGAAAGCCATTCTTCGTACAGGCCGAGGGCGCGGTCCGGCTGCCCCGCCTCGTTGTAGCAGATCGCTACCTGCAAGCCGAAGAGTGCTTTGTCGTAGTGCGCGGCAATGCCACTGGCCTCCTTGTCCTGGTCCAGCAGTTCGCGGGCGTCCTCCAGTTTGGACTCGATGACGGACAGATCGCCGTCGAGCATGGCATGACCGCGCGCCTCTTGTTGTAGAGCTTCGGCCCGTACCCGTGGCGGCAGGCTCCACGGGCCTTCCTGGGAGGCTTCGGCCAGGGTGAGCATGCGGAGCGCATCGCGCTCGTCCCATGCCGCCTGGCTCTTCTTCAGTAGAACGTACCCTTGCATGGGAAAGTCGCCGGCGGCCTGTGCCCATTCCACAGCGCGGTCACGCCAGTAGCCGGCCAGTTCTGGCATGGCAATGTCCCGGTACAGCCAGCCAAGGAACTCCGCCACCTGCGCGCCGACTCGTAGCAGCGAACGGCGGATGGCGGGCTTGGCGTCGCCGGCCGTCTTCTCGATGGCAGCCACCAGGCCGAGGGCTATGGGAATGCTCTGTTTCGGACCGCGCGTCCGATCGTTCGCCGCGCAGTCGGCAAGCTGGCGTTGGAAGTGGGTCGCCACTTCATGATCTGCATAGCGGCGGGCATCGCTCAGTGCCGCTGCGATGTGCTTGAGTTCATCGAGACCGAGAGCGGGCAACGTGACCGCGGCGAGCCCGCGCTTGAGAAAGGTGCGGCGCAATAGCTCAGTCATGCTCCGCCATTCGTCATCTTCGGGCAGGAGGCCGGCGGGCGACGCCGGCGTGGTGGCTTCGGTTTCATCCTCAGAGGTGTCCTCGTCGGGCAGGGAGAACCAGAGTAGGTCGGCCGGTATGCGAAGGGTATGCGCCCACTGAATAAGGCGGTCCAGATCCTGGACGGGCGGGCCGTTCTCAATGCGGCTGAGCTGGGACTGGGTCAGGTACAGCCACCCGGCGGCCACCGACTGGGAAATGGGGCGCCCATGGTAGGGGTGCGTGCGGAAGGCGCGTACCACCTTGCCCATGTGGCGGCTCGCCAGTGCTTGCCGCAGCTGGGACGAGTCCCAGAACCAGCCGGGCACCTCGGGCGCGCCGAACATGACATCCCGGCTCCGCTGCTGGCATGGCGCGCAGAGCGCAGCGCTGTTGTCTCGGGCCATGCGGGTGCCGCATCGTGGGCAGTCACGCGCCGGGGGAAGTGTCTTCATGCCGGTGACCTCGCGCGTTGTCGCAGCCGAGCCGTCCACCGGAAGTCTAACGATGTCGGTGTGATCCGTGACACAAAGTCATGCATCCGACGCATGGGCGAACGCGGCTGACGCATGAGCGTGTGCGGCGCGCGCCCCGACGCTTGAGGAACCGCGGTAAGCGCAGACGCGGTGGGCAACCTTCCCAAAACGCGCAAATGGCACTCGCCGTTGGGGTGATCACGTTGTCTGAGCCGATATCTCGGCCGATTGAAGTAGAGCGGCACTCGGAAATGTCGTCAGCGTCGCACGCCCTCCCAGGAGAGGTGAATGAGCTGGCCGCCTTCGGTGGAGGCGGAGGCGTCGCGGAGTCGTTGTGCGGTTTGCGGGCGGAATGGGAGGGGGCGATGGGGAGCGGGCTCCCGGGGCGGTGCGGCGGTGGGCGGCCGGGTGGCTCGTCGGGTGCGGGGCGGAAGGCGTCGTCGAGGACGCGGTGACCGTGCTCACGGAACTGGTGACCAACGCGTGGCAGGCCGGGGCGGACAGGATCGCCGTGCTGGTCGAGGCGGATGCGGGGGTGGGGGTTGTTCGGGTGTGCGTCCGGGACGACGCACCGGGGGTGCCGTGCCGGCGGGAGCCGGGGCCGTGGGACGGGCGCGGGCGGGGGCTGCTCATGGTCGAGGCGCTGGCCGTGCGGTGGGGGCACCATCCCCTCGCGTCGGAGGCGGGGCGTCCGGGCAAGGCGGTCTGGGCCGATCTCGCCTGGGGGCGGGATGGAGCCTGAGGAGGTCGCCGCCGCGCTGGAGCGTTCCCACCCCGGGTGGGCGGTCATTCCGGGGTACTACAGCGGGCGATTCACCGCCATCCCCGGGGCGTCCTATGGCCGCCTCGACAGCGGAATGATCGTGGCCGCCGATCCGGCCGAGCTGGAACGCCGGATGGCGCTGGTCGATTCGGCGGCCGGACGGCCTGTGCGACGGTCGCAACGCGATCCGGTGCGGCGTGACGCGCGGGGATCGTTCGATCCCGGAACGGGCGGTGACAATGACCCGACCCGGTGGCCGGCCGCCCCGTTCCCGAGAAATTAGGTGAGCCTTGTCTAAGTCGAATCAGGTAAGGCTCGACTAAGTTTTCCGGGAGTGATTCGGGTCGCATCTCCCCATGGAATACAAGGGATCGTTCCCCGGTTGTCACGAATACGGTTCCCACCGGACGGAACGAAGGAGGCGGTGAACGACATGCTGGAGTCCGTAGCGATCCGATATCGCCCGGACACCGCGCCGAAGACGACCACGGAGCAGCGGCCCGCCACGAGTCGCCTGGAGCAGAAACTCAACGCGCTGCGGGCCGGGGTCCTGGGGGCCAACGACGGGATCGTGTCGACCGCGGCCGTCGTCGTGGGCGTCGCCGGGGCGACCGCCGCCACGCAGCCGATCATGCTGGCGGGGATGGCCGCCGCGATCGGCGGGGCCGTGTCGATGGCGCTCGGCGAGTACGTGTCGGTGCACAGCCGGCGTGACAGCGAGAAGCACCTGATCGAGCAGGAGCGGCGGGCGCTGACCGGCGACCCGGAGGGCGAACTGCGCGCGCTGGTCCACGCCTACACCGAACGCGGGCTGTCCCCCGACACCGCGCGACGGGCGGCGGTGGAGCTGTCCCGCCGGGACGCCCTGGACGCCCAGCTCCGCGAGCGGCACAACATCGACCCCGACGACGTCACCAGCCCCTGGCACGCGGCGGTGGCCTCGTTCGTCGCCTTCGTGATCGGCGCGATCCTCCCGCTGCTGGCGATCCTGCTGCCCGCCGCGGACCTGCGCGTCCCGGTCACGTTCGCGGCCACGCTGCTGGGCCTGGCGCTCACCGGGACGGTGGCCGCCTGGATCGGCGGCGGCTCCCGGCTCCGCGCGGCCCTGCGGGTGACGATCGGCGGCGCCCTGGCCCTGGCCGTCACCTACGGCGCGGGCACCCTGCTCGGCACGACCGGCATGGTCTGACCCCCTCCCGATCCGGGGCGCCCCGGCCGGGGGATCACCAGGTGGGCGCCCGCCGCACCGGGGGAATGCCGAGCAGCGGGACGGCCCACTCCAGGACCAGCGACTCGAAGCGATCCTCGTGTCCGGCGATGTCGTGGCCCGCGCCGTCCAGCAGTTCCAGGCGCTTGGGCGGGCGGGCGACCCGATGGAGGCTCTGGGAGATCGACCAGGACAGCACCGAGTCGGCGGTGCCGTGCACCAGGAGCAGGCTCCGCGGCGCCACCGACTGGATCTGCGCCGTGTCGTACCCCTGCGTCGCCAGCGTCGCCACCCCCGCGACACCCCCGTGACCCGCGCCCGCCGCGATCACCACGGCCCCGCCGAACGACCAGCCCACCAGCACCGACCTGCCGACGCCGTGCTGCGCGAGCCAGTCCAGCGCGCCGAGCACGTCGTCCACCGAACGCATCAGGTCCCCGGTGCGGGCGTACGACACCCGGACGGTGGTGCAGCCGTCCTCCCGCAACGCCTCAGCCAGGCGCACGTAGGAGCCGCCGGGGCCGTCCACGTCGTTGCCGACGCCGCCGACCATGACCGCACCGGCCTCGGCCCCGGGGGCCTCGTGCACGTACCCCCTGACGGGGCCGTACGCCGTGGGGAGCGTCGTCAGTGCCATGCCGTTGCCGTTCCGCGCCACGACGAGCGCATTACCCGCAGAGGCGGGGACAAGTCCGCCGCGACCACCGGCGGAGTGGGGTCAACCGCTCTGGGCGGTCGGCAGGCCCTTGGGCGCGGACAGGTCCGCGAGCAGCCGGCGGAACCGGGGGCAGCGGAGGAAGTCCTCCGCCGGGCAGTCGAGGGCGTGCTCGATCAGCCGCTTGGACTCCTCGATCTCCCTGATCCGCCGTTCCAGTTCGGCGTGCTGCGCCCGGAGCAGCTCGCGCCGCCGCTCAGGGCCGGGAGCCTCGAACATGTCCCGCAACCGCTCCAGGCCGAACCCGGCGGCCTTCCCCCGGACGATCATGGCCACCCGCGTGACGTCGTCCTCGGTGTAGAGCCGGCGGCCGTTGGCCCGCCTGGCGGGGGACAGCAGGCCCATCGCCTCCCAGTGCCGCAGCACATGGGTCCGCAGCCCGAACCGCCCGGCCAGCTCCCCGATGGTCATGGAACGCCCGTCGCCCGACTTCATGCCGACATTAACTTGCAGAGCCGGTCCCGGACGCAAGGCACCGGCTCAGGGCGTCACCTCGAGCAGCCGCAGCAACAGGGGCTTGACCTCGGTGGCGGCGTAGACGTCCTGATCGAGGTCTTCGGAGCACAGCAGGACTGGCGCGTCGGCGGGCGAGCCGGGCAGGCGGCCGTGGCTGCCGCGCACGACCCGGGGATCGAGCGGAACGACGGAGAACGTGGAACGGAACCCGAGCCGCTTCCTGGCGAGCGCGTAAGCGGCGCGGGCCTTCACCCACGGGTCGGCGGGGTCCATGAACAGTTCGGCCGGGTCGTAGCCGGGCTTGCGGTGGATGTCGACCGTACGGGCGAAGTCTGGAGCGCGATCGTCGTCCAGCCAGTAGTAGTACGTGAACCAGGCGTGCGGCTCGGCCACCGCGACCAGTTCCCCCGACCGGGGATGGTCCAGCCCATGGGCGGCCAGGCCGGGACCCTCCAGGACCTGCTCGATGCCCGGCACCCCGGACAGGACCGACCGCACACGCGGCAGGTCGGCCGGATCCCTGACGTAGACGTGCGCGAGCTGGTGGTCGGCCACCGCGAAGGCCCGCGAGGTCCACGGATCCAGGTATTCCATGCCCGCCTGCCGGTAGACCCGCAACAGCCCCGCGCCGCGCAGCGCACGGTTGATGTCGACCGGATGCCGCACATCGGTGATGCCGTACTCCGACAGCACGACGACGACGGCCTCCGAAGACTCGGCCTGATCGAGCAAGGGCTGCAAGGCCACGTCCAGGTTCCGGGCGGCGGCGACGGCCTGTGGCCCCGAGGGGCCGTACCGCTGCAGGTCGTAGTCCAGATGCGGGATGTAGACCAGCGTCAGATCGGGCCGCTTGCTCTCCAGGAGGTACGAGGCCGCCGCCACGATCCACTGCGACGACTCGATCCCCGCCTTCGGCCCCCAGTACGAGAACAACGGAAACCGCCCCAGGCGCCGTGTCAGCTCCACCCTCAGCTCAGGCGGGTCGGTGTAACAGTCGGGGGACTTGCGGCCGTCGGCGTAGTAGATCGGCCGCGGCGTGACCGTCCAGTCGACCGGCGCGCCCATCGCGTACCACCAGCAGACGTTCGCGACGGTGAGACCGGGCTTGACCCGCCGCGCGTCGTCCCACACCCGCGGCCCTTCGATCAGCCCGTGATGCTGCCGCCACAACAGCACCTCGCCCAGATCCCG is a genomic window containing:
- a CDS encoding phosphodiester glycosidase family protein; this translates as MKRVILAAAVSVGSVVALVPPPAAAQQVVPLPLGPSGLREERSTEELAPGVTLTTIVRGHKSGDDVWTLHVRLPVSGDPGPRPDPATATAVIAPKETAEGVARQLTEAGFRPRVEAVHGPGFADVRPGPVGYTVRVGRYATEEQARQDLPALTAAGFRAGTAYTGQDGGATTGPWRVHVLTVDPRRFRGRVAASVGGPLTEMDKVSDLVRTSGAVAGVNGTYFTPQGRGGPAGVYALDGELLSEANNGRTAMILPSSGAGVRFAQVSTALTVRAGDGAARELDGVNRLPGVVNNCGGVGGDQPTERPQHDVTCTDPDELVAFTARYGATSPSGEGVEAVLDRTGRVTELRETRGTAIPAEGRTVQAVGTAADWLRAHARPGARLHLSQRVLADGRPVALSPRTSILGAGPRLVRDGRVWVNAHGDGLVHTGEDESFYYNWVLRRNPRTMAGVDARGRLLLVTADGRAAGFSEGLSVLETAQVMKALGAVQAMNLDGGGSTTLARAGGALVNRPSDATGERSVGDAILLLPR
- a CDS encoding alpha/beta hydrolase — encoded protein: MSAAEYSTAFSSLDGLRLHGTLVMPTEVHGPAVVLVHGGGVTREEGGFFTQLADGLADIGLPSLRFDFRAHGESEGRQEDLTLSGVVNDIRAAVEHVRAETGSGPVSLIGASFGGGICAFYASRHPESLHRLVLFNPLLDYKRRFVDEKPYWHGDRIDEEAGRELAAHGHVAHSPTFKLGRALLNEVFYLAPHRELGKVTTPTLILHGTGDTFIPVQSSRDAVGQFGAEAELIEIEGAQHGFAVHDDPQYADPQTQKWQAYVIRTVAHWLSGARPN
- a CDS encoding helix-turn-helix domain-containing protein, which codes for MFGAPEVPGWFWDSSQLRQALASRHMGKVVRAFRTHPYHGRPISQSVAAGWLYLTQSQLSRIENGPPVQDLDRLIQWAHTLRIPADLLWFSLPDEDTSEDETEATTPASPAGLLPEDDEWRSMTELLRRTFLKRGLAAVTLPALGLDELKHIAAALSDARRYADHEVATHFQRQLADCAANDRTRGPKQSIPIALGLVAAIEKTAGDAKPAIRRSLLRVGAQVAEFLGWLYRDIAMPELAGYWRDRAVEWAQAAGDFPMQGYVLLKKSQAAWDERDALRMLTLAEASQEGPWSLPPRVRAEALQQEARGHAMLDGDLSVIESKLEDARELLDQDKEASGIAAHYDKALFGLQVAICYNEAGQPDRALGLYEEWLSPRTFSRRDYGYFLSLKSEALVSARAPDDAADTGLEALALARETCSARTHQEVLRLVGRLRPWKNRESVRELREAVLHSTG
- a CDS encoding ATP-binding protein: MGGGDGERAPGAVRRWAAGWLVGCGAEGVVEDAVTVLTELVTNAWQAGADRIAVLVEADAGVGVVRVCVRDDAPGVPCRREPGPWDGRGRGLLMVEALAVRWGHHPLASEAGRPGKAVWADLAWGRDGA
- a CDS encoding VIT1/CCC1 transporter family protein, which produces MLESVAIRYRPDTAPKTTTEQRPATSRLEQKLNALRAGVLGANDGIVSTAAVVVGVAGATAATQPIMLAGMAAAIGGAVSMALGEYVSVHSRRDSEKHLIEQERRALTGDPEGELRALVHAYTERGLSPDTARRAAVELSRRDALDAQLRERHNIDPDDVTSPWHAAVASFVAFVIGAILPLLAILLPAADLRVPVTFAATLLGLALTGTVAAWIGGGSRLRAALRVTIGGALALAVTYGAGTLLGTTGMV
- a CDS encoding alpha/beta hydrolase, which gives rise to MALTTLPTAYGPVRGYVHEAPGAEAGAVMVGGVGNDVDGPGGSYVRLAEALREDGCTTVRVSYARTGDLMRSVDDVLGALDWLAQHGVGRSVLVGWSFGGAVVIAAGAGHGGVAGVATLATQGYDTAQIQSVAPRSLLLVHGTADSVLSWSISQSLHRVARPPKRLELLDGAGHDIAGHEDRFESLVLEWAVPLLGIPPVRRAPTW
- a CDS encoding MerR family transcriptional regulator, which translates into the protein MKSGDGRSMTIGELAGRFGLRTHVLRHWEAMGLLSPARRANGRRLYTEDDVTRVAMIVRGKAAGFGLERLRDMFEAPGPERRRELLRAQHAELERRIREIEESKRLIEHALDCPAEDFLRCPRFRRLLADLSAPKGLPTAQSG
- a CDS encoding alkaline phosphatase family protein, translating into MRPLVVIDVVGLTPRLLAHMPGLGSAVKAQAMLRPVLPAVTCSVQASLLTGLPPSGHGIVGNGWYFRDLGEVLLWRQHHGLIEGPRVWDDARRVKPGLTVANVCWWYAMGAPVDWTVTPRPIYYADGRKSPDCYTDPPELRVELTRRLGRFPLFSYWGPKAGIESSQWIVAAASYLLESKRPDLTLVYIPHLDYDLQRYGPSGPQAVAAARNLDVALQPLLDQAESSEAVVVVLSEYGITDVRHPVDINRALRGAGLLRVYRQAGMEYLDPWTSRAFAVADHQLAHVYVRDPADLPRVRSVLSGVPGIEQVLEGPGLAAHGLDHPRSGELVAVAEPHAWFTYYYWLDDDRAPDFARTVDIHRKPGYDPAELFMDPADPWVKARAAYALARKRLGFRSTFSVVPLDPRVVRGSHGRLPGSPADAPVLLCSEDLDQDVYAATEVKPLLLRLLEVTP